Below is a genomic region from Raphanus sativus cultivar WK10039 chromosome 4, ASM80110v3, whole genome shotgun sequence.
GAGAGGTATAAGCAAAAGAGAGTAAATGATCAAAGAAAGAGCTCCGATCACATCTTCACTATCATCAATTCCATCAGGGAATGTATTGTAGAACACATACAATGGAGAAGTCCCTAGATCGCCGTAAACAATCCCTAGACTTTGGAATGATAGTCTCAGTAACATCCACATTGACAAGCCCTGAAGAAAAAGCAAAATTAAAAAACCTAAACTTTTCTCCATTTCTCTGAAACAGAGTGAAACAGAGTAAAACAGAGTGAGGCAGAGTAAAACAGAGTAAAACAGAGTGAAGCAGAGTAAAACAGAATGAAACAGAGTATGTAGTTACCTCTTCGTTGTTCATGTTCTTGAGCATATTAGCTTCTTCGTCCATGGGTTGATCGAGACCCTCCTCAAATTCCCTCATAgcttctctgtctctctcttcaATCGTGCTTTCTCCTTCTGTAACAGATGCTTCTACCTTTTCCGCCATCTTTTGTAATCCTGATATGAGACCAATCTTGAAACTCTTTTTTGGTTTGACATGAATATAAGAAGCGACTCGAGTTATTACAGAGCACGTAATGTCTTGTCAACTCTGGTTCTGTCATGGAATTGAATAAAGGATACACcggaaggaaaaaaaaactcaaaactagTGAAGAAAGTGACACCACCCTTTAATAAGAATTCTTAATTTAGAAATAAAGAGAATCAGTCAATCAAATGATACTTTGAAAGACGTTCACAAAACTATGGACTAGTGGTATATACTTTTCTGTTTTTCAAACATTGGCATATACTTCGATTTCTGATTGTAATATTTGTTGACAAAGCAATCATAACTTATTGACACCGTATGAAAATGGTTGTGTATTTTCTTTTGCTGTTGTTTTCAGCAACCTGACAGTCTGACACATGCCGCTCAACTTCTATAATCGTGTACCATGAAATCCTTTTTGGTACACATGTAATGGGTCGTAACACAAACATTAAtggttatataatataaaattaataaaatttgcattaaaaactaaaaacttcaTTTAGTttgagttattattattttaaaaatattaaatttacttttacaaatcaaattagatatataattaaaaatataaaaaaattgaggtattaaaatatcaaatatacgCATATCTGTGCAGCGGATCGAATTAAATTATTGATTATTCCGATTAAATGGATCGAACCACTAATACATCAGAAATCTAGATATTTGATTCATGCTTACCCTTAAAGCATATACATCACTATGTGAAGCTCgcaaaaacaaaagatttaaatatcagtttttttataatattaatttgagAACCATCAGTCGGAAAGACCAAAGTTAAACAAACAGTCATCTTGAACGGATATGCTAATAATATCTCTTCCTTTTATTAGAAAAAACTGACAATAGAACAATACCTCTATATTCTTCACACGACTCAATTATAATCCAGAAGAGTACGAGTACATATTCCTATAGTTATAAATTAAAGGTGTATACTTCTATTGATTGAGCAAGTATATATGAATTGTGATGTACATAGTGTAGATGGCCAAAGATTAGTTATTGTTGGTTGCCGATCGTGATGTTATGAGTGCTCATACTAATAAGAATTGGTTAAGCAAACATATTCTTAAAATAGAcgaatttttttgttcaaaaaatagacaatttaatatataatatgataagTGTGAATTATCTCAATTATTGTTAGTTGATTTTAAGGTCTCTAGATGAAAAGGTATAGCTTTTAATACATCAACAATAATTTGTAAGCTGTTAGGGTATgataaaacatttaaatgaaTTCCATTGACTATATATAAGTCTATAACCAATCGTGAACCACgcataatatataaaaactgaTATTTATACGGTTTGTGTGGACATATGATAGAGAatctttaaatcatttatatcctgcttattttattattgatcGAATTGTGGTtatattagtttacaaaaaaaagaaaagaattgtggttatatgaataactaatgatattttttgtttaaaagataaaaaaataaaaggtttttttttgttaaagattaTGGCAATTTACTCCTTCGAACTAGAAAACGGGTACAAAGAAACCATACATACTCCAAAACCCTTTCAGTCCCATTAACGACTGTTACAATCTCAATTCCCATTATCTGACCatggaaaaataaaagttttccCTATGCAAAGTGTTCACGGTACTTCCaaatttaactatatttttattaattatattaatattaattcgAAAATGTAATAATGTTTATTGATTTTGGGTAAATACTATGATGAATTTGACCCCAAGTAATAAAATTGCTGGTACTTTTTATTGCATTACATGACGCGAAACAACAATCAATAATGCGTTATAATTGATAAAGTGGAAAACATTATTCTATCACGTCAATTTTGATTTGAATAcgttgaatattttttttttgaaagaaatacgTTGAATATTTTGATGGTTGAAAATTATAGTTCACACAATAACAGTACTGGAGGAAATATAAAACGTTTTCCTACTGTTTGTATTCTTCCTTCAATTTGTCAAACAAGCTTATCATAAATAATTCGGTTCATACGCTCGCTTAGCAagcaaaattaaattaacataACCAAACTAAAACCGGTTTGGTAAATTAAATACCTAACCAAAACCAATTGGCTACTCCTCTAGTGCTCTACACTTTTTGTTCCTTAGTATGGCACAAGATCcgatgaaaatattatttgcgTTGTTTGCAAAAGCTTTTTAAGAACTCTCAATTTCAAAATACAACGTAGCTTAAAAAGATTAATactaaacgaaaaaaaaatccCTAAGAGATCTCCTTAACTCCTACCCAAATACGTTTGATTGGATAAACACAGTTTGATTGTTCTCGTGTTTGCGAGATGGCCAACGACCATGTGTTGTTATGCTATTTAGCCATCTGTTGAATCTTGGTTCTTGCGATAGCGCAAGGACTTCCACTGCACCTAATAAGATCCATCTTGAAAAAAGAACTTCAACATGAACATGTCCATAACAGTTTATATGGTCTAGTCTTGTAATTGGTATCCTTTATTTCCCTTTATCTGCAATtgttttacagaaaaaaaatagaaagaagaaaaaagctaAATATAAAAGACTTGTCCAACGTTCAAAAGGTTTTCATGAGGAACATGTAAGATAACACTATTCTCCCTACAAATCTTATCAAGAAACGCATAAACATAATCAATCGCAATCTTTTTAGGAAGCCATGATCCTTTTGTTGCTTTCACCACAGTGTTCCCCATGATATGAACAACCCCTGACTCTTTACATGTCTTCAGAAACTCCAACtcatcctcctcttcctccactGTGTTGTTCTGACTGAAACTCGCTGCATTACGCGGTGAATCAGCTGGAACTATCGTGTCTAGAGTTGATACCGTGTAGTCCACCATCGATGAGAACATATccatgttgttgttgtggttgctATTGTTACGGAGCAACTCATCTCTAGACTCTTGTGTATAGTTGACTGAGAACGCGCTGCTGTAGGTACTTGAGGTTAAAGCTGGCTCCATCATAGTTTCGATTCGGATGAACGAGGAGAGGTTAGTTAACAGTTTGTTTTCGAAATCGTCGTCTTTCCTGTGTAGATCTTTATAACCGTAcctattaaaacatttttagaGACAACGTACGGTCTTATAAAACTTTTTGTCTAAAGAACATATATAAGAAGAAGGGACAGTACCTGGCCACGCAGCGGAACATTCTGAACTTCTTCGGTCCAATTCTCTTCACAAGAAACCTCTCTTCTTCAGGGACGGTGAAGACAGGAAGGTACTTTACGCAGACAAAGACTACAACAGAGTGAATCGCGGGGAGGTTAGTGATGAGATGAGAGAAGATGTGAGGGACACCACTCGCTAACTCCGTGTAGACTAACCCTATCCCTGGGACACGAACAAGGCCGAGGCTAGGACCAAGACCGAGTATCCAGCTCATGGAAACTTTGCTGTGCATTTCAAACTCATACTTCTTGACTGTTGCGTACTGCCAGACCGACATTACTAGAAGAGAGATGGCTGCTATGATGAGCGGAACCCATCCTCCTTGGTTGATCTTTAGGAGCACAGCCGAGAAGTATGACAGTTCCACCACGAGGGAGAGGAAGGCGAATATAAGGACAAGGATCCAGTGGCACCTCCACACGAGCAGCATGGTTAGTACCATTAGCAATGTAGTCACAAGCATCACAAGCACAACCGCAGTCCCTAACCTCAACAAGATATAACCAAAACAGTCAGTTGATAAGTATTGGAGATAACTCCAGAAGTACGATGTGCATTTTGCAGACCAACTGTTACAGACCGTTAAAATCCAAATATGAGTTTATGAATCCCAAACCGAATGATATTATATAAACTAGATAGTTTGCCCGCACATGCAGgcataattttctttaaaatatttattggtgtatatttattaattcaaaaactcatcataataataagtattatttatgttttcaaaaaaatctaaattaaacatcaaatttttatatatgatcaaaaatttgatacaaatatatatatttattattgtgttagaatttttaaaacactcacatacttgaaatattttagaaaatatatttatacaaatgcttttgattggttaatatttaattgtaaattgttttatatcttaatttttaacttctataattaaaaataatgttttcagataacaatacaatatataagaattatctttttatttctgacaatattaatttataatctaataacatataaatataatattattaaattaaaatttgttttttaacttttaaaattgaaacaattattttcagatacaacacaatatatataagatttttttttgacaatattaatttataatgtaatataacatatacacataatattattaacctaaaattcgtttttaacttttaaattaaaaagtattattttcagataacaacaaaatatatataagaattatctttatatttttgacaatattagtttataatctgatataacatataaataataatattattaacttaaaattcgttttgatttatataataaattatatataaaatcattaagggTAACAAAGACATTAACCgttttaacttttaacgtgagagctccgttgcaaaagatcacttcgcaaataatagtataataataatagatcTTATTTTACCAAAGATTTGCTGATTTAGTTATATATCATAAGATTTAGATAAGTTTTATTCGTAGTTGACATagatttaagttttataaatacTAGATTTCGtgatttttggtaaaattgtTAGTTGATATTAAGCATTGTTTTTCAATACTGTTAAAACAGAATTACAAAGTTGGACTCAACTtgttttttggtaattttttttttaaagtactacataacataattaatacTCTTACAACGTCCTCCTTAAACCcaatacatttatatttataacaaaattttctcctAACTCAGCATTATATATGGTAACAATTGATGTCAAgacaatatttataataagaatttaaatgagaagattattaacaatttttctataaagatattatttataataataaacattAATGTCTCCAAATCTTAActtatttaaaccaaaaaaaaaatttgtaactaGCTTGTTAACATATCTTAATTTCCTCACGgcagtttaaatttatatattcacAATAGTAACAAAtaaatacttcaaatattttttatacgattttctaaaaaaaagatatgttaaTATCTGAtttcctcaaaaaaaaatatacgatTTTCATATCCGATTCTGACCCGCAGTTGAACCAGTAAACTCGGTGATTCGTATATAACCATGttcaaatttaatgaaaattttgttaattaaaaatctgaaaccaggtaaaaaactaaaacattatCGTTAACACAATCACTAATCATGGTTGACATATTAAAAGATCCAGAAAAGctgataatattttaaaatttaattttatatacatttaaattgtatataaaattgataaaactATTAGATTTTAACTTTTGTACTTTGATAAAAAGAATTATTAttcaaaaatgaagaaaataatactagagaaaataaaaatttatttatatgacaatattagtttgttcttgttatttatattgtttgagGAATAATTTTAAAGATGTCGGATcgtataatttttcttttgagaaaatcgtataagaaatattttaaagtatttatttGTTACTATTgtgaatatataaattttaatttctgggagaaaatttagatatattaaCAATCTAGTTACAAAAATACGTGTTTGTTTAAATAAGTTAAGATTTGGAGACAttaatgtttattattattttataagaaaatcattaataatCATCTcatttaaattcttattataaatattttattgaaatcAGTTCTTACCATATATAATGCGAGTTAGggtaattttgttataaatataaatgtattatatttaaggatgatgttttttttgtttaaggaTGATGTAGTAAGaatattatttacattatatggtattttaaaaaaaacaattagcaAGTTGGGTCAaattttgtacttctgttttaatagtattgatatatatataaagttatctCCAATAATAAGCAAGAACCCTTTCATTTCATCAAAGGCCAAAGGGCTTAAGATCATCACTGTCACCATACATCTTACCGTATGCATTTCCGATTTGGCTCTGATTCTTGAAACTAGCAGTGACGGCTATGCAGCCAAGCATGAGCATCCAGTTAATATCAGGGCAATAGATCTGACGAAGGAACTCCTTGGAAGTATGTACAATTTTAACACGAGGAAAACATCCATGAGACACAGCCTGCTTAATAATCGAGTAAGTCCCTGATATCGCAGCTTGGCTCCCAACGATTGCAGCTCCTGTGGCGACTACAAACATTGGCCAATATACACTCCCTATGGAgtcaaaaaatatcaaaagagaGTTTCAGCAGTACTAATGAAGAGACCATTAAAGCGCCTTTTATAAATAAAGATATGTTTAGGACAAACTCGGGATAGATGCATAGAAAGCGTCGTTGTAATGCTCCTTGTTGTTCACAAGATACGCAGCTTGTCCGCAGTATGCTAGAAGAAGACAAGGAAACACGAAGAAGGTGAAAGCGAGCTGTATCGCTAGTAACGGGAAGTAAGCAATGTCTGCGTATAGAGCCTCAGTGCCTGTTATGCTGAGAAGAATGCCACCGAGAGAGATCCAACCATCTCGTCCTCTTCTTTTGAAGTACAAGTATACATATGTTGGCGAAAACGCTTTTAAGACGCGAGTGTCGTGCTTGCAGATGTTGTATATTCCAGTGGCTCCAATGAAGAGGAACCAAATAAAGACTATAGGGGCGAAGAGCCACCCGACTTTGTCTGTGCCGTAGTGTTGCATACTAAACAGTCCAACTAAAATGACAATAGACATAACCACAACAACGTctgaaacaacaacaacaacaagtaGCAAAGTTAGCAAGAACTAAGTGACATAAGGTGCAGTGAATGTTTTGTTACCGCTGCTTATCTTTGGGCTGCTGAGTTTGATCCCACCAGTCGCTGAAAGAACTGTGAGAAGATGGTTTTGTCATCAAACTggagtataaagaaagaaagaaagaaagaaataaagaaatgCAAGAAGGTCGTTAATTACCGGAGATGGCTGGAGTTAAGATACCATCACCGATCATCATACAAGTCCCGAGAAGAACAACGAAGAGAAGAGCTCTCTTCCTAGATTCTTTACTCTCTAACCACTTCTTTGTTTTAGCAGCAAAAGACCCTTCAGCGACTAAAGTTCGACTATAAGTAGTCAGATCCTCATCGCTGCGTTGCTGATTCGGGATAAGCTTCACTTTAGCATGTCTACATAGCAAGGAGTATATAGCTAAAGTCCCACCTGCACACAAAACATTCCTATAATTAGTATAGACTAAACCGGTTTGGTTTGATCATCCTTTTTAAAAGCTTACCTTGACCATTGTCATTAGCTTTGCAGACAATGAACACATACTTGATGAGAGGTATAAGCAAAAGAGAGTAAATGATCAAAGAAAGAGCTCCGATGACATCTTCACTATCTTTAATGCCATCCGGGAATGTATTGTAGAACACATACAATGGAGAAGTCCCTAGATCGCCGTAAACTATCCCTAGACTTTGGAATGATAGTCTCAGTAACATCAACATCGACAAGCcctgatgaaaaaaaaaaggtgcaaaatattttataaaaaacctAAAACTTTCTTGAAACTGAAACAGAGTAGTTTAGAGAGAAAGTAATTGTTACCTTTTCTCTGTACATATTCTTGAGCTTATTAGCTTCCTCATCCATGGATTGATCAAGTTTCTGCTCTAGCTCCCACATAGTTCCTATGCGTCTTTCTTCAATGGTGTTCTCTCCTTCTTCTACAGATGCTTCTACCCTTTCtgccatttttttttctaatcagGGAAACAACAACAGAGCTTCTTGAATTTTCCCTAGAAATCGGGAGTCGTTTGGTGGGGAAAGATTTGCCTGAGATGAGACAAAGCAAAtcgaaactttttttctttacataaGTAATGTCTAGTCATTACAGAACAACTTGTGTCTTGTCCCATAAATAATGTCGAGTCATTACAGAACAACTTGTCCCTGGCCTTGTCAACTCTGGTTCTGTCATGGAATTGGATAAAGGCTACACCGGAAAGAACCTGGTGCAGAGAGGGACCCTCCCTTTTTATCAAAGAATCAGTCAATGAAATGATAAAtctgaaataataaaaaaaaatctgaaataataaaataaagaaaacccAAAAGAAGAATCTTTAACAACTACGACGATTACACGAAAAgatgtctttttgttttttcttctttatttctttgtttcagatATTAACAACAACAGACAGTGAccgaagagaaaaaaaaacgagcTGTAGACTGAATGATACAACTTTATAAGTTATGAAGACTGACAAACCTGAATACTAGTGGCAGAGAGAGACGCGAACGCGAGCAGTtaaactttcttttcttttgtgtttatttttgtaTCGGTATATACTTTTTTGAGTTTCCTTTTCGAATATTGGCATATACTCGGATCTGAAACTTGTGATTGTGACATATGACATATCcaacttttgaaaaaaacatgCAAACCAAGGAGaacattataataataaaaagtgtaGGTTAGCAAACcctttcacaaaaaaaaagtgtgggttattttctatttcaaaatagtatcattttacattttattgtaactttacatatttatttattttgtctttCTAATAaccaatatttttattacaatcatttttatttagttaattatatattaaataaggattaaatagatatattttgtaAGACAATGAGATATGTCACAGTGAGATTTTTTGCAAAACAGAAAGAGtatatgttaaaatatgtataagcttaattttatacattatgtttaggaaagaaaaaaatagttctatttttattttgacacGTTAAACGCATTCATAATTTCGTGTTAGAAGAGTAAAATGGTAACTAAAACGAGTTTTcaatactttaaaataaaataaacgagTCTTTAAATACTTGATATAGCGGTCAAAAATATAACTTACTGTAAAATGTATACTGTGATGCTAATATattccatatttatttttattgctttCAAATTCATATGTAAATAAGTAAAACCCCAACTAAAAGTATAATCTGCCTAAATATTTTCTACTTAATGAAGTTTTCTACTTATAGCTTTCAAATTATTATTAGGAAGTTTAATTAGAGAGATGTCTTTAatgaacaaaaattatatatataaaaatttattattttcccTTTCATTTCCTTCCCTTTCATTTCCTTATAGTTCTAAATtagaattataaatttaatttcctTATTTCTTTATAGTTATTTCCCAAATTACAAGTAACAAAAAAGAGAAATCTAATAAAATTTCCTAATTATCAAATAAACTTTACGGGATGACGTTGAATTTATGAATTTAATAGATTTCAAAGAATTTGATGACATACATACTATAGTTTTCATGTTGTTACGAGATGTTTGTTTTACCATTtttaagaaatgtttttttcctttctattcttttttattcattttatttttatagaataaatttgttcttcaccaaaattgataaaaaataatattcatctTCATTcctctgtgttttttttttactcattCATAAATTTCTTTGATGGTTACCAGTTAGAcctttaataaatgattttaaacaCACATAGGTAAACAAGGAACTTTTTAGTCATGAATAGGGCCTCTGTAGGCATCGACGGGATATTGACTTACCAGTAGTGCTGGATATACGTTAAGTACAAAGATGACCAAGTTTTGTGAAaccacaactttttttttccttttaacgggtctaagcatatatatataaacaaatatggATCGCTCCGCCTTCTCTCTACTTACAGAGCTCTTCTCCGACGTGATTTCAGTCTCCGGCCGACGGGTGGGTTCTCACAGCCACCGCGTCGGTCCGGTTTGGgtgtatagttttattttcttttctttttctgcaTGTGTCGTACGGTGAGAGAGATCGGTGTCTCTCCTTTTTGATTCCGGGGTGGGAAGCTTCGTCAGTTCCTTCACCGTCGGCTTTTGACTCCGGGAAGTAGAAGCGTCTACGGCCTTGCGTCTCCGGCTTAGGGTTCCAATCGGTGGTCATGATGGGGTTTACTGGTGACGCAATTCAGTCTTCTCGACGCGGCGGTTTGGGATGAGATCTCGAACAGATCGATTGATGCTCTCCAAACTTGGAGCCGCGGCGAGGAAGTTATCGGAAAGGAAGTTCGAAACATCTCCAATCTAGTGTTTGTGGCTCTGGAGGAGACCGCGACGCGGGTCGCTTTGAAGTTCTCCGCAATTAGGAGCACAGCCGTGGAGGATGCAAAGGATTTCGGTGGGATTCCGGCGGAGCGCAGGTTGGTTTCGCCGGCGGTAGGAAGACTAGGGAGAAGGTGACACGTGTTTCCTCATTGTCGAGGTTCAAACACGTGTTTTCGACGTGGCTGGGTTTCGATCCATGGGTCGtgggttttatttttagtttatgttgGTAATTTGGGCCTGGATTTTGGGCCTTGGTTGTAGCTCTATCGGGCCGGTCCTGTTGGACTTGggcttttttaataaaactcttagaaggaaaaaaaagaaaaaacaaacatggAACAGTAATAATTTTGACAAATTCTGTTACACAACTTACTTGTCGATACAGACAACGAAGGTGTCACAGGGGCAATGATGGTGTGATAAGTGCGGTAAATGCACCGACTAGAGATTTGTATACAAAGTACAACTTCAACCCTGAAGGTAAATTAAAGAAGATGCACTTAGCGTTTGATAATTAAAAACACctgtggaaaaaaaaatctgtgaaagtataaaatatgtaatttttcaTCATATACCGAATATAATATTAGACCATAAACTTGATGTGAATATAATGCCGATATCTGTCTACAAATTACGTGTGCATGGCTGTAGTTGTATGAGCTCATACCGTAGATCCTCTCAGACTCTTAGGTATCTTTAACTCTGTACTAAAATGTGACCATGGTGTGCTTGGAAACCAAGGGATATGATTATCTCCTGGGTACAGATCGGTTTTGAACCAAAATATAGCAGACATGGAGAATGGAGGTGGCACATGGGCATTGATGGTGCGAAATGTACGCTAAATACACCGACTAAAGATTTGTAATAGACCAAAAAACATTGAAGCAAAAGTAGAACAACAATCAAAACGCTCAAGTGTTTAGAGATACATCAAGTTCTCAACATCATCCATTCCAATAACATCccactttgtttttttttgactaagtATCCCACTTTGTTGTAACATAACGGGCTGATGATTTTGTGATTTCAACTTTTCTCATATGGTTCTTTtgaatattgtaaagaaaaacatagaaatCAGTTGTTTCTTGTAGGTCGATGAAAATATTGAGCGTTCGCTTAGAATACCTTATAACTTGAGGTACAAGGATAACCTCACCTTCTCTAGTTGTATTGTACCTCGTGGCATCAAACTCGAGTTAACGACCACAGGCATGATGAGTATATTCATCTGAGAAGGAGGCAACACTAATGTCTTACTCGACCACAGATTCGTCTCTGCATCTTCCATAACCCATACCTTCATCACACTTTCGTTTTCAAAACCATCACCTTCGTTTCCAAAATTAGGATAGTCTAAAAAAGCTACTCGTCCACCCCATTCTATAATTTCAATCATAATAGGCAGCCGCGGTAAAAAGGCAAGATCCTCAGGTAGTCGGGGTACACTGATTTCTTCAGAAATCATATTGAAACTCACAAGCACACACTTAAACAAATGCGTCCTGGCGAGGTAATAAAGCATACGGCCATTGATATTGATCGTATTAAACTGTGTTAAAGGACGATGTGGTGGACAACTACTTTGAATATTTCTCCATCGACTTGATACATATCctacttttaatatattatagaaattcaaaataatttattgaaaaataaattattttgaatttttataatttaaaataaaaataaaaataaaaaataaaagaagttaCAACAACTCTTCCCTCTTTTCTTCGGCTTTTTCATTTATGAGAAACTAGAACCATAAGTTCCAACAGTTATGGAAGCAAACTACGTAAAGGGAAACATGGGCATCGTGATAACTAATACATgcaagaataataaaataaagataataatTGGTCGAGCCAATTTCACTTggtaggattttttttttttgatgatcgTGGGGATCCCATGCGGTAAACCCAGTTTAATTTCCACGAAATCTTCCATCAGGACACGCACGGTTATAAGTGGGAGGATGGTCAAGACGACTCGAATCCAGGGGCGGATACTCCAACTGGAATTCCATTACCACAAGGCCAAGAGCTCTTGGTTTTGTTACGTTGAAGTAGATTTCTTCGTATGGTTAGCTTGCCGGTTCATTACTTGATTAATTACCCACTCATCAAAACGCCTAGTCTTTTCTTTCCTTAATATCTTAACAACCTCTACTCTGTCTTTCTCTACGACTCTGTTTCATGTATGACTTCCAAGGTgtcatgcttttttttttactaatatgtTGTACACAAAGACTGAAATGCATCAGGAATGAGTCATATACTAAAGGCGCGAATAGTCTTACATATAAAAGACTTTTTAACATGTCAaacattttta
It encodes:
- the LOC108835323 gene encoding potassium transporter 9 isoform X1, encoding MAERVEASVEEGENTIEERRIGTMWELEQKLDQSMDEEANKLKNMYREKGLSMLMLLRLSFQSLGIVYGDLGTSPLYVFYNTFPDGIKDSEDVIGALSLIIYSLLLIPLIKYVFIVCKANDNGQGGTLAIYSLLCRHAKVKLIPNQQRSDEDLTTYSRTLVAEGSFAAKTKKWLESKESRKRALLFVVLLGTCMMIGDGILTPAISVLSATGGIKLSSPKISSDVVVVMSIVILVGLFSMQHYGTDKVGWLFAPIVFIWFLFIGATGIYNICKHDTRVLKAFSPTYVYLYFKRRGRDGWISLGGILLSITGTEALYADIAYFPLLAIQLAFTFFVFPCLLLAYCGQAAYLVNNKEHYNDAFYASIPRSVYWPMFVVATGAAIVGSQAAISGTYSIIKQAVSHGCFPRVKIVHTSKEFLRQIYCPDINWMLMLGCIAVTASFKNQSQIGNAYGTAVVLVMLVTTLLMVLTMLLVWRCHWILVLIFAFLSLVVELSYFSAVLLKINQGGWVPLIIAAISLLVMSVWQYATVKKYEFEMHSKVSMSWILGLGPSLGLVRVPGIGLVYTELASGVPHIFSHLITNLPAIHSVVVFVCVKYLPVFTVPEEERFLVKRIGPKKFRMFRCVARYGYKDLHRKDDDFENKLLTNLSSFIRIETMMEPALTSSTYSSAFSVNYTQESRDELLRNNSNHNNNMDMFSSMVDYTVSTLDTIVPADSPRNAASFSQNNTVEEEEDELEFLKTCKESGVVHIMGNTVVKATKGSWLPKKIAIDYVYAFLDKICRENSVILHVPHENLLNVGQVFYI
- the LOC108835323 gene encoding potassium transporter 9 isoform X2, with amino-acid sequence MAERVEASVEEGENTIEERRIGTMWELEQKLDQSMDEEANKLKNMYREKGLSMLMLLRLSFQSLGIVYGDLGTSPLYVFYNTFPDGIKDSEDVIGALSLIIYSLLLIPLIKYVFIVCKANDNGQGGTLAIYSLLCRHAKVKLIPNQQRSDEDLTTYSRTLVAEGSFAAKTKKWLESKESRKRALLFVVLLGTCMMIGDGILTPAISVLSATGGIKLSSPKISSDVVVVMSIVILVGLFSMQHYGTDKVGWLFAPIVFIWFLFIGATGIYNICKHDTRVLKAFSPTYVYLYFKRRGRDGWISLGGILLSITGTEALYADIAYFPLLAIQLAFTFFVFPCLLLAYCGQAAYLVNNKEHYNDAFYASIPRSVYWPMFVVATGAAIVGSQAAISGTYSIIKQAVSHGCFPRVKIVHTSKEFLRQIYCPDINWMLMLGCIAVTASFKNQSQIGNAYGTAVVLVMLVTTLLMVLTMLLVWRCHWILVLIFAFLSLVVELSYFSAVLLKINQGGWVPLIIAAISLLVMSVWQYATVKKYEFEMHSKVSMSWILGLGPSLGLVRVPGIGLVYTELASGVPHIFSHLITNLPAIHSVVVFVCVKYLPVFTVPEEERFLVKRIGPKKFRMFRCVARSTQERRRFRKQTVN